In Nocardia asteroides, the following proteins share a genomic window:
- a CDS encoding C40 family peptidase: MIDLSGLAQPLLDLLSSFGSGVLGTDGASDGLRSTSLNLDQIYELGRTGINNVNTAWDGMAVDAATAKALRVQNSSATLSDTGNEMATVLDQAAAYVETGQKDLDTIVNSFLTDVSALSPTLATPVGLAAVVSSAIEHIGQGLGVVSRVQDELGTQTAAIQELTPAPSSTSLANTTSGVSTLASSASSLLSTASGTGGTLLSAVSSGLSSALSNSSSSSKSTTTGTTNNGSKTSTGSSSGSSTGSDGTGVKITLPDGSTVEAPNEEAATAVRSAISAVGTPYVWGGNSPGSGIDCSGLTQYAYREAGVELPRLAQEQHIGHPQVSPGDLKPGDLAVWDGHVAMVVGNGQLVEAGDPVSISSIRTENSGMEFYGFYRPTA; the protein is encoded by the coding sequence ATGATCGACCTCAGTGGCCTGGCCCAGCCGCTGCTCGACCTGCTGTCCAGCTTCGGCAGCGGCGTGCTCGGCACCGACGGCGCGTCCGACGGCCTGCGCTCCACCTCGCTCAACCTGGACCAGATCTACGAGCTGGGCCGCACCGGCATCAACAACGTCAACACCGCGTGGGACGGCATGGCGGTCGACGCCGCCACCGCCAAGGCGCTGCGTGTGCAGAACTCCTCGGCCACGCTGTCCGACACCGGCAACGAGATGGCGACGGTCCTGGACCAGGCCGCGGCCTACGTCGAGACCGGGCAGAAGGACCTCGACACCATCGTCAACTCCTTCCTCACCGACGTCTCGGCACTCAGCCCCACCCTGGCCACCCCGGTCGGGCTCGCGGCCGTGGTGAGTTCGGCGATCGAGCACATCGGGCAGGGCCTCGGCGTGGTCAGCCGGGTGCAGGACGAGCTCGGCACCCAGACCGCGGCGATCCAGGAACTCACCCCGGCGCCGTCGAGCACCTCGCTGGCCAACACCACCTCGGGCGTCAGCACCCTGGCCTCGTCGGCCTCCAGCCTGCTGTCCACCGCGTCGGGCACCGGCGGCACCCTGCTCAGCGCGGTGTCGTCCGGGCTGTCGAGCGCGCTGAGCAACTCGTCGAGCAGCTCCAAGTCCACCACCACGGGTACGACCAACAACGGCAGCAAGACCTCGACGGGGTCGTCGTCCGGGTCGTCCACCGGGTCGGACGGCACCGGCGTCAAGATCACCCTGCCCGACGGCAGCACCGTCGAGGCGCCCAACGAGGAAGCGGCCACGGCGGTCCGGTCGGCGATCAGCGCGGTCGGCACCCCGTACGTGTGGGGCGGCAACTCCCCCGGCTCCGGCATCGACTGCAGTGGTCTCACCCAGTACGCCTACCGTGAGGCCGGGGTCGAGCTGCCCCGGCTCGCGCAGGAACAGCACATCGGACACCCCCAGGTGTCCCCCGGTGACCTGAAGCCGGGCGATCTGGCGGTGTGGGACGGCCACGTCGCCATGGTCGTCGGCAACGGGCAGCTCGTCGAGGCGGGCGATCCGGTCTCGATCAGTTCCATCCGAACGGAGAACAGTGGCATGGAGTTCTACGGCTTCTACAGGCCTACCGCATGA